Proteins co-encoded in one bacterium genomic window:
- a CDS encoding ABC transporter ATP-binding protein, whose protein sequence is MPEHSAANPLSVHSMTVAYDQRPVLWDMEFDCPTGKLTAIVGPNGAGKSTLIKACLELIPRATGIVEFWGKAYHEVQHRIGYIPQRESVDWNFPISALEVVCMGRYRKIGWLKRVKKADQEAARHYLHQVGLSDFASRQINQLSGGQQQRVFLARALAQEAELYFMDEPFAGVDATTEKAIIEILHTLRKSGKSVIAVHHDLSTVKEYFQHVLMLNTRIIAHGAVENVFNESNLRKTFGGKLSLLDEVGEALARATRGEKLPE, encoded by the coding sequence ATGCCCGAGCATAGCGCAGCAAATCCTCTCTCCGTGCATTCCATGACCGTTGCATACGACCAAAGACCCGTCCTATGGGATATGGAGTTTGATTGCCCTACCGGAAAACTCACTGCGATTGTCGGACCCAACGGGGCAGGCAAATCGACTCTGATCAAGGCCTGCCTAGAACTGATCCCCCGTGCGACGGGAATTGTTGAGTTTTGGGGCAAAGCATATCACGAGGTACAGCATCGCATCGGATATATCCCTCAGAGAGAATCCGTAGATTGGAATTTCCCTATATCGGCGCTTGAAGTTGTCTGTATGGGGCGGTACCGAAAAATTGGTTGGCTAAAAAGAGTGAAAAAAGCAGATCAAGAGGCTGCTCGGCACTACCTCCATCAAGTCGGTCTTTCTGACTTTGCCTCTCGGCAAATTAATCAACTTTCCGGCGGCCAACAACAACGAGTCTTTCTGGCAAGAGCGCTTGCTCAGGAAGCAGAGTTATACTTCATGGACGAACCATTCGCAGGTGTTGATGCAACAACGGAAAAAGCAATTATCGAAATTCTCCACACACTGCGAAAAAGTGGTAAATCTGTCATTGCGGTACACCATGATCTTTCAACGGTCAAAGAATACTTCCAGCATGTACTCATGCTTAATACTCGTATCATTGCTCATGGCGCAGTTGAGAATGTTTTCAATGAGTCCAACCTCAGAAAAACATTTGGTGGAAAACTATCTCTCCTCGATGAAGTGGGTGAGGCGCTTGCCAGAGCGACCAGAGGAGAAAAGCTTCCCGAGTAG
- a CDS encoding manganese transporter — protein MNTYGSRKLLCSNWNANCTADPTRFDASFKHHALITLRITTALVLCILLSPSTSYSDTRTPIIVTTTGMLGDTIRNLVQEHAHVQHLMRSGVDPHMYKPTRDNIASLLKADLIFLNGLKLEGRFAHALERIQKVKQNVIAVGDLLNPLLLHAPEEYTKAYDPHIWMDPILWKEVTRIISDSLITHFPNMESVIRKNTNNYLSQLDELNAFASDSIRLIPERKRVLVTAHDAFHYFGTRYRVRVIGIQGISTESEAGIRDIKGIVSQLIEREVPAVFIESTVSDRNVRAIREGSEAQGHTVQLGGTLFSDAMGEEGTPEGTYIGMIKHNITTFVTAMRKEPNQSHKEDLS, from the coding sequence ATGAATACTTATGGGTCTAGGAAGCTTCTGTGCTCCAACTGGAATGCAAACTGCACAGCGGACCCTACGCGCTTTGACGCTTCCTTCAAGCATCATGCTCTCATCACCCTCCGAATAACTACAGCTCTTGTTCTTTGCATTCTGCTCTCGCCCTCCACCTCATATTCAGATACCAGAACACCAATCATTGTTACTACCACCGGCATGTTAGGAGACACGATAAGAAATCTCGTTCAAGAGCATGCGCACGTTCAACATCTGATGCGTTCTGGAGTTGACCCTCATATGTACAAGCCAACGAGGGACAACATCGCATCTTTATTAAAAGCAGATCTTATCTTTCTCAACGGCCTGAAACTTGAAGGTCGTTTTGCACATGCCTTAGAGCGAATTCAAAAAGTAAAGCAGAATGTGATTGCTGTTGGAGATTTGCTCAATCCCCTCCTTCTTCACGCACCGGAGGAATACACTAAAGCTTATGACCCGCATATATGGATGGATCCCATCCTCTGGAAAGAAGTAACAAGAATCATTTCGGATTCACTGATTACGCATTTCCCAAACATGGAATCCGTCATTCGTAAAAACACGAATAATTATCTCTCTCAACTTGATGAACTCAACGCATTTGCTTCGGATTCAATTCGCTTAATTCCTGAGCGCAAAAGAGTGCTTGTGACCGCTCATGATGCATTTCACTATTTTGGGACTCGCTACCGCGTTCGTGTAATTGGCATTCAAGGAATCAGCACTGAATCTGAGGCAGGGATTCGCGATATTAAGGGAATAGTCAGCCAACTGATCGAACGTGAAGTGCCAGCCGTATTCATTGAAAGTACTGTTTCCGACCGCAATGTAAGAGCAATCAGAGAGGGAAGCGAGGCACAAGGACATACCGTACAACTCGGAGGCACGCTTTTCTCTGATGCGATGGGTGAAGAAGGAACCCCAGAAGGGACTTACATAGGAATGATAAAACACAACATTACTACTTTCGTAACTGCTATGCGAAAAGAGCCCAATCAGTCACACAAGGAGGATCTCTCGTGA
- a CDS encoding HTH domain-containing protein — MRRKPNKDSKKRREPRDSSDAKSLSFRASHFETKREQHNLEAAEDYTELVYELEQRIGEARTGTIAEHLGISHVTALRTIKRLQALGYLKTARQKPVELTAKGRKLAIASKARHEMLVDFFVSLGVPREIAEHDVEGAEHHFSKVTLRRIRQELERRTD, encoded by the coding sequence ATGAGGAGAAAACCGAACAAAGATAGTAAAAAGCGGCGTGAGCCCAGAGATTCCTCAGATGCGAAGAGTTTGAGTTTTCGGGCAAGCCACTTCGAGACGAAGCGAGAGCAACACAATCTTGAGGCCGCGGAAGATTATACTGAGCTCGTATACGAACTTGAACAACGGATTGGTGAGGCCCGTACCGGCACAATAGCAGAGCACCTCGGCATCTCCCACGTTACGGCACTTCGGACGATTAAGCGATTGCAGGCACTTGGATATCTGAAAACGGCACGTCAAAAGCCAGTAGAACTTACGGCCAAAGGAAGAAAGCTCGCTATCGCATCCAAAGCTCGTCATGAGATGCTAGTTGATTTTTTTGTATCATTAGGAGTGCCAAGAGAGATAGCCGAACATGATGTGGAGGGTGCAGAACATCATTTTAGCAAAGTTACGCTTCGAAGAATCAGGCAGGAATTAGAAAGACGGACGGACTAA
- a CDS encoding aminotransferase class III-fold pyridoxal phosphate-dependent enzyme, protein MRYTGVKLLEQLRAFTRQSSVCGLSNDEVEYFFSRDPLLRQAIEQAIDNIQFIDLEFPGLKELTEDALQQSLGQDFLNFYPPETSSPYVPLAARGPWIVTAGGAVIYEAGGYGMLGHGHDPDCIREAMATRQTMANIMTPSFSQHRTGKQLKALIGHKHSTQQCPFSKFIFMNSGSEAMGVALRISDAHAKKATDTGGQHRGKRVRIMSFRGSFHGRTYRAARISGSTSNKYEAALASFSDHSDWIEVPVNDVSRFHELFDNLVREECFIESLVLEPVMGEGNPGYPLSREFYDAARARTKEHGSFLIIDSIQAGLRAHGVLSVIDYPEFETCEPPDMEVYSKALNGGQYPLSVLAMQQWAADEYALGTYGNTMTAAPRALDVASQVLKACSPSLEKNICSKGKEFLTKLQALQQELPDLILKVQGTGLLLSAELSPEILVVGNDGAEQRLRRTGVNVIHGGKNSLRYTPWFLISSDEIDLVIRKSRETILSLVSK, encoded by the coding sequence ATGAGATACACTGGAGTAAAACTACTGGAGCAACTCCGCGCGTTCACGAGACAGAGTAGCGTTTGCGGCCTTTCAAACGATGAAGTTGAATATTTTTTCTCGCGTGATCCCCTATTACGACAGGCTATTGAGCAAGCAATCGACAATATTCAATTCATCGATCTGGAGTTTCCTGGACTGAAAGAACTCACCGAAGATGCGCTTCAACAATCTTTGGGACAAGATTTCTTAAATTTCTATCCTCCCGAGACTTCAAGCCCATACGTTCCACTTGCTGCACGCGGGCCTTGGATAGTTACCGCTGGTGGAGCCGTTATCTATGAAGCTGGTGGGTATGGAATGCTCGGGCATGGCCATGATCCAGACTGCATAAGAGAAGCAATGGCAACTCGTCAAACAATGGCGAATATCATGACACCCTCTTTTTCTCAGCATCGCACCGGCAAACAGTTAAAGGCCTTGATTGGTCACAAACACTCAACGCAGCAGTGTCCATTCTCTAAATTTATCTTTATGAACAGCGGTTCCGAGGCGATGGGAGTCGCTCTGAGAATCTCCGATGCACATGCGAAGAAAGCCACAGATACTGGGGGACAGCATAGAGGGAAACGTGTCCGAATAATGAGTTTTCGAGGCTCATTCCATGGCCGCACTTACCGCGCTGCGCGAATCTCAGGTTCAACCAGTAATAAATATGAGGCTGCATTGGCGTCCTTCTCAGATCATTCAGACTGGATTGAAGTCCCCGTAAACGATGTGAGTCGATTTCACGAACTTTTTGACAATCTCGTTCGAGAAGAATGCTTCATCGAATCCCTGGTCCTTGAACCTGTCATGGGGGAAGGGAATCCAGGCTATCCGCTCTCCCGTGAATTTTATGATGCTGCGAGAGCACGGACGAAAGAACACGGATCGTTCCTCATCATCGACTCAATCCAAGCTGGTCTAAGGGCTCATGGAGTCTTAAGTGTTATTGACTATCCAGAGTTTGAAACCTGCGAACCGCCTGATATGGAGGTGTACTCTAAGGCTCTCAATGGCGGGCAATATCCACTTTCCGTTTTGGCAATGCAACAGTGGGCTGCTGACGAATATGCGTTAGGCACGTATGGAAATACAATGACGGCAGCTCCTCGCGCACTTGATGTTGCTTCTCAAGTCTTAAAGGCATGCTCCCCATCTTTGGAAAAGAATATCTGCTCGAAAGGGAAAGAGTTTCTTACAAAGCTGCAAGCACTTCAGCAAGAGCTTCCCGACTTAATTCTAAAAGTTCAGGGCACAGGACTCCTCTTGTCAGCAGAACTCTCGCCAGAGATTCTTGTCGTTGGAAATGATGGGGCTGAGCAACGGCTGAGAAGAACAGGAGTAAATGTCATCCATGGAGGAAAGAACTCCCTCCGTTATACGCCCTGGTTTTTAATCTCCTCAGATGAGATTGACCTCGTAATCAGAAAATCTCGAGAAACGATTTTAAGTCTTGTCAGTAAGTAG
- a CDS encoding proline--tRNA ligase gives MTKSEKNAISPRRGEDYPEWYQQIVRAADLAENSPVRGCMVIKPWGYGIWERIQRELDDRIKATGHENAYFPLLIPLSFLEREAEHVEGFAKECAVVTHHRLEERDGKLIPAGELDEPFVIRPTSETIIGETFAKWVQSYRDLPLLINQWANVMRWEMRTRLFLRTSEFLWQEGHTVHASEAEAMEETMNMLEVYRELAEDVMAMPVFTGEKSAGERFPGAERTFCIESMMQDRKALQAGTSHYLGQNFSKASGIRFVDESGEIQFGYTTSWGVSTRLVGGLIMTHGDDDGLRLPPKLAPQQIVILPVIPKDEHRESVLAFAESLQKELSSLRYSDERVRVVVDKRDLRGGEKSWQWVKKGVPIRIEVGPRDIESDKVVCYRRDRGVKDKEFFDRREFVSRVPEILETIQNTLFSEAKSYRDSHVNTDITSLDEMKEFFTPQNVEKPEIHGGFVRAPWCGDPDTEQTLAQMKLSIRCLPFDGNHAEGKCVVSGRPAQREAIIAKSY, from the coding sequence ATGACGAAAAGCGAGAAGAATGCAATCTCTCCGCGGAGGGGAGAAGATTACCCTGAGTGGTACCAACAAATAGTCCGAGCTGCTGATTTAGCTGAGAACTCACCGGTCCGTGGATGTATGGTCATTAAGCCTTGGGGATACGGAATCTGGGAACGAATTCAAAGAGAGCTCGATGATCGAATCAAGGCTACAGGCCATGAAAATGCATACTTTCCACTTCTTATTCCGCTAAGCTTTCTTGAGCGAGAGGCTGAGCATGTCGAAGGATTTGCAAAGGAGTGTGCGGTCGTTACTCATCATCGATTAGAAGAAAGAGATGGAAAGCTCATCCCAGCAGGTGAGCTTGATGAACCATTCGTCATTCGACCAACATCGGAGACGATTATCGGAGAAACCTTCGCCAAATGGGTTCAGTCGTATAGAGACCTTCCCTTGTTGATCAATCAGTGGGCGAATGTGATGCGCTGGGAGATGCGGACAAGGTTGTTTCTGAGAACTTCAGAATTTCTCTGGCAGGAAGGGCATACCGTACACGCTTCAGAGGCAGAAGCGATGGAAGAGACGATGAACATGTTAGAGGTGTATCGTGAGTTGGCAGAGGATGTAATGGCGATGCCAGTCTTCACGGGCGAGAAAAGTGCAGGCGAACGGTTCCCAGGGGCTGAGAGAACGTTCTGTATCGAAAGTATGATGCAAGATCGGAAGGCACTGCAGGCAGGCACCTCACATTACCTTGGACAAAACTTTTCAAAAGCGTCTGGAATTCGATTTGTAGACGAAAGTGGAGAAATCCAATTTGGATACACTACGTCTTGGGGCGTTTCCACCAGACTAGTGGGCGGACTGATCATGACTCACGGGGATGATGATGGATTACGCTTGCCTCCAAAATTAGCTCCACAACAAATTGTTATTCTCCCCGTTATTCCAAAAGATGAGCATCGGGAAAGTGTTCTTGCATTTGCTGAGAGCCTTCAAAAGGAGCTTTCCTCCCTTCGCTATTCTGACGAGCGTGTTCGAGTGGTGGTTGATAAAAGAGATCTTCGAGGTGGAGAAAAGTCCTGGCAATGGGTTAAAAAGGGTGTTCCGATACGAATAGAAGTAGGTCCACGAGATATCGAGAGTGATAAAGTCGTTTGTTATCGACGAGACCGTGGAGTAAAGGATAAAGAGTTCTTCGATAGAAGAGAGTTTGTCTCGCGCGTGCCAGAGATTCTGGAGACTATCCAAAACACCCTCTTTTCTGAGGCCAAATCGTATCGTGACTCGCATGTCAATACTGATATCACCAGCCTTGACGAGATGAAGGAGTTCTTTACTCCGCAAAATGTCGAGAAGCCCGAAATTCACGGAGGATTTGTACGGGCTCCCTGGTGTGGCGATCCAGATACGGAACAAACGCTAGCCCAAATGAAGCTATCTATTCGATGTCTCCCATTCGATGGCAACCATGCTGAAGGAAAGTGTGTCGTTTCGGGCCGACCTGCTCAGCGCGAGGCGATAATTGCAAAATCATACTGA
- a CDS encoding cysteine synthase family protein: protein MTTKTLQNLQNPLLSLIGNTPLVRLDLPTEATVYAKLEFLNPGGSIKDRAALYMVEDAEERGLLKPGGTIVEGSSGNQGIALAMIGAVKGYRVIIVVPKHTSSEKKAALRAYGAELHIAPDASSHDDPDSYSKRAQKLAQEIPGAFMPNQYYNVKNAEAHYASTGPEIWEQTNGEITHFFCGMGSCGTISGTSKFLKEKNSQIVVTGADSAHSLLSAKTPRAYAVEGIGVDVFSEVLQRQLVDTVVPIYDEHAFQTAREYARKGYLVGPSSGAVLYALSTQLQHLKRDDVAVCILADSGRAYLSKLFSIQMSAADLEAYHEEREAERSVAL, encoded by the coding sequence ATGACGACAAAAACTCTACAAAATCTCCAGAATCCACTGCTTTCTCTGATCGGTAACACACCACTCGTCCGTTTAGATCTCCCGACCGAGGCCACCGTATACGCAAAATTAGAGTTTCTTAACCCTGGGGGAAGTATCAAGGACCGAGCTGCCCTGTACATGGTAGAAGATGCCGAAGAACGTGGGCTCTTAAAGCCAGGAGGAACTATCGTTGAGGGCTCGTCGGGCAATCAGGGAATTGCTCTTGCAATGATAGGAGCCGTCAAGGGATATCGTGTCATCATCGTTGTTCCAAAACACACCAGCTCTGAGAAGAAAGCTGCTCTCCGAGCCTATGGCGCAGAGCTCCACATCGCTCCTGATGCTTCTAGTCACGATGATCCTGACTCGTACAGCAAGAGAGCGCAGAAGCTGGCTCAAGAGATCCCTGGGGCGTTCATGCCAAATCAATATTACAACGTAAAAAACGCAGAAGCACACTACGCGTCCACTGGCCCCGAGATATGGGAACAGACAAATGGAGAGATAACTCATTTCTTTTGTGGGATGGGGAGTTGCGGAACAATCTCTGGCACTTCAAAGTTTCTGAAAGAGAAAAACTCCCAAATAGTAGTAACAGGTGCGGACTCTGCCCATTCGCTTCTCTCTGCAAAAACTCCTCGAGCTTATGCAGTTGAGGGTATCGGAGTAGATGTCTTCTCAGAGGTTCTACAGCGCCAACTTGTTGATACCGTGGTGCCCATTTATGATGAGCATGCCTTTCAAACGGCTCGAGAGTATGCTCGGAAGGGATATCTGGTCGGACCAAGTAGTGGCGCAGTGCTCTATGCGCTGTCGACACAACTTCAACACCTAAAACGAGACGATGTGGCTGTTTGTATCCTGGCAGACTCAGGCAGAGCCTACTTAAGTAAACTCTTCTCTATACAGATGAGTGCTGCGGACCTCGAGGCCTATCACGAGGAACGAGAAGCAGAGCGTTCTGTTGCTCTCTAA
- the fabD gene encoding [acyl-carrier-protein] S-malonyltransferase has translation MENASIFALFPGQGAQMVGMGKSFFENSSHAKERFQEADDALSMKLSTVCFEGPIEQLTKTEITQPALLTVSVIAYEAWRQKNPDIQIKVAAGHSLGEYSALVASGAISFRDALLLVHNRGKFMQGAVKEGEGSMIAVLGKELSEIKAAITDCAGTTVQMANINAPGQVVLAGTAGDIEIFCEKNPAWKIKKLQVSAPFHCSLMKPAEEQLAPLLAEVELHTPQFPIVQNVSAALTEDPKIIRENLVKQVCGSVRWVECVESAIQLCGVTNSVEFGSGKVLTGLMRRINKTVQTMNICEYEDIV, from the coding sequence ATGGAAAATGCATCAATTTTTGCCCTTTTCCCCGGACAAGGCGCTCAAATGGTCGGTATGGGCAAGAGCTTCTTCGAGAATTCTTCACATGCAAAAGAACGGTTCCAAGAAGCAGATGACGCGCTCTCCATGAAGCTATCAACGGTTTGTTTTGAGGGACCGATAGAACAACTTACGAAAACCGAGATTACTCAGCCCGCCCTACTCACCGTCAGTGTAATCGCTTATGAAGCCTGGAGACAGAAAAATCCTGATATCCAGATTAAAGTAGCTGCAGGACATAGCCTTGGCGAATACTCTGCGCTCGTGGCAAGCGGAGCAATTTCATTCCGAGATGCACTCCTCCTCGTCCATAATAGGGGGAAATTCATGCAAGGAGCAGTGAAAGAAGGCGAAGGCAGTATGATTGCTGTACTCGGCAAAGAGCTGAGCGAAATTAAGGCTGCTATTACCGACTGCGCAGGGACGACAGTACAAATGGCTAATATCAATGCTCCTGGACAAGTGGTACTTGCTGGTACGGCGGGTGATATTGAAATTTTTTGTGAAAAAAATCCTGCGTGGAAGATAAAGAAACTTCAGGTGAGCGCTCCGTTCCACTGTAGCCTTATGAAGCCAGCTGAAGAACAACTGGCCCCGTTACTTGCTGAGGTAGAGCTTCATACCCCTCAGTTTCCAATCGTTCAAAATGTCTCTGCTGCACTCACGGAAGATCCGAAGATAATTCGAGAAAACCTTGTAAAACAGGTATGTGGTTCGGTACGGTGGGTTGAATGTGTAGAAAGTGCGATTCAATTATGCGGAGTAACGAATAGTGTTGAGTTTGGCAGCGGTAAAGTTCTCACTGGTCTCATGCGTCGCATCAACAAAACCGTTCAGACGATGAACATATGTGAGTATGAGGATATTGTCTGA
- a CDS encoding hybrid sensor histidine kinase/response regulator yields the protein MMLSDEESNLPSILLVDDNETILQMLRTLFRANGFQVQSAMNGVAALDLVQKGRCDIVICDVMMPQLGGFDFLKEVRAIPEASHIPFVFLSALAEKEEVHAGLKSGVDDYVTKPFDPEHLLAVVRGKLTRSSELHARGVQLQEKFQKRVIHTLSHEFRTPLVAINTGAELLLEHAESLSEDRTRTLLEAIYRGGQRLERLVNDFMLIQQVEAGIAGRLFQERAEHMVVADLVQETMESQYDAELCNECSFSFKNQAPHQKAYLYRPQFQDVMVRIFENAGKFSSKGGAIEVQLRREDGYLVLEVHDRGIGVSSSQVEQAMEMFGQVGRETLEQQGGGLGLALVSRYIELFSGSFALHEREGGGTTAQIRIPISQSA from the coding sequence ATGATGTTGTCAGACGAAGAATCAAATCTTCCATCAATCCTGCTCGTTGATGATAACGAGACTATTCTTCAAATGCTCAGAACGCTTTTTCGTGCGAACGGGTTTCAAGTGCAATCTGCGATGAACGGAGTGGCAGCTCTAGACCTCGTTCAAAAAGGAAGATGCGATATCGTTATTTGTGATGTCATGATGCCTCAGCTGGGAGGATTTGATTTTCTGAAAGAAGTTCGCGCAATTCCCGAGGCCTCTCATATCCCATTTGTTTTCTTGTCAGCGTTAGCAGAAAAGGAAGAGGTTCATGCTGGCTTGAAGAGTGGAGTGGATGACTACGTGACCAAGCCATTTGATCCAGAGCACCTCCTTGCGGTTGTTCGTGGAAAACTAACGCGTTCAAGTGAATTACATGCGCGAGGAGTGCAACTCCAAGAGAAATTTCAAAAACGGGTTATTCATACTCTCTCACATGAGTTTCGTACACCTTTAGTAGCGATTAATACAGGGGCAGAGCTCTTGCTGGAACATGCTGAATCGCTCTCGGAAGACCGAACGCGAACATTGCTTGAGGCTATCTATCGAGGAGGGCAGCGTCTCGAGCGTCTCGTGAATGATTTTATGCTCATCCAACAAGTAGAAGCTGGCATAGCAGGTCGATTATTTCAGGAACGAGCTGAGCATATGGTGGTGGCGGATCTCGTTCAGGAGACGATGGAGTCACAGTATGACGCTGAGCTCTGTAATGAATGCTCATTTTCTTTCAAGAATCAGGCTCCTCATCAGAAAGCCTATCTTTATCGACCGCAATTTCAGGACGTCATGGTGCGAATCTTCGAGAATGCTGGGAAATTTTCGAGTAAGGGAGGTGCTATCGAAGTGCAGTTAAGACGTGAAGATGGATATTTAGTGCTGGAGGTCCATGATAGGGGAATTGGTGTCTCGTCTTCGCAGGTAGAGCAGGCGATGGAGATGTTTGGTCAGGTAGGAAGAGAGACGTTGGAGCAACAGGGCGGGGGGCTAGGCCTCGC